One Phaseolus vulgaris cultivar G19833 chromosome 2, P. vulgaris v2.0, whole genome shotgun sequence DNA window includes the following coding sequences:
- the LOC137811753 gene encoding small RNA 2'-O-methyltransferase-like isoform X2, whose translation METREHLVVSHKKPTLTPKAIIHQNFGDKACYVVEEVKEVHQIECPGLSIPQMRPCLYRCTLQLPELSVISGTFKKKKDAEQSAAEIAIKKLGICTETIDPTPQEAQESLVARIANIFSDKFLLCDHPLGGHIRATLWRKGDLCGSIPISVLAVYDAKLLSLCKCINPDVESNPFLVISFIKRATTNLCQYLATSERHLYIRRLSPYPQDIVESLMKKHDSLECIQVAAIRIPSSVEQSIEPVILHISLREYYLDVIANELGFEDAANVMISRNLGKASSETRLFFTAPKPYLQDLCSKFANEKETLYLMGSLNVRASYFSGQDITGDAILASIGYTRKSRDIFYEDVSVRLYYRMLLGKTPGGIYKLSREAILAAELPSRFTTRANWRGSLPRDILCMFCRQHRLSEPLFSFHPFKTSSVLSGSSLKVAESGDNVIEHGNGVCVTSPMHSDSEMFKCEIKLLSRCGDLILLCSPKDGYKKQNDAIQNASLKVLSWLDMWFKSVILPFERLCETADDFNIQIYSNDIISEILAGQSTHNGQLNAIQCNKLVEPTFMNSSYDMLGNIVQSLKIEGPYSGVCPCNGSLPCIRYSVSLAVESQNVKEVIEVCDEFEFEVGVGAAVSCIEEVVMQMSVGQYAYFSTNFLTSNLIFASAGESTKMLSLLSSNCSIEYEISLIKVAEPPEERMEQALFSPPLSKQRVEFAVQQIQESHATTLIDFGCGSGSLLEALLNYPTSLEKMAGVDISQKGLSRAAKVLNSKLSANSDAGGQWTSVQSVILYEGSITNFGSQLHGFDIGTCLEVIEHMEEDQACLFGDVALSFFRPRILIVSTPNFEYNVVLQKSSPPTQEQEESDEKTLLQSCKFRNHDHKFEWTRAQFRQWASDLAARHNYSVEFSGVGGSADVEPGYASQIALFKRDWKLEDDVLKHADEHHYNVIWEWNSRKE comes from the exons ATGGAAACTAGAGAACATCTTGTTGTTTCACACAAGAAACCAACCCTTACACCTAAGGCCATAATACACCAAAATTTTGGCGATAAGGCTTGCTATGTGGTAGAGGAAGTGAAGGAGGTTCATCAAATTGAATGTCCTGGATTGAGTATTCCACAAATGCGTCCCTGCCTTTATCGTTGCACATTACAGCTTCCAGAACTTTCTGTCATTTCAGGGacctttaaaaaaaagaagGATGCGGAGCAATCTGCAGCAGAGATTGCTATCAAGAAG CTTGGCATTTGTACAGAGACCATTGATCCCACTCCACAAGAAGCACAAGAAAGTTTAGTAGCTCGAATCGCCAACATATTTTCCGATAAG TTTCTTTTATGTGATCATCCTCTTGGTGGTCACATTCGAGCAACTTTGTGGAGGAAAGGTGACCTTTGTGGTTCAATTCCTATTTCTGTCCTTGCTGTGTATGATGCAAAGCTTCTCAGCTTGTGTAAATGTATTAATCCTGATGTGGAGTCAAACCCATTTTTGGTTATTTCATTCATAAAGAGGGCCACTACAAACTTATGCCAGTATCTTGCTACTTCTGAACGACATCTCTATATTAGAAGGCTGTCTCCGTATCCACAGGATATTGTAGAGTCATTGATGAAAAAACATGATTCACTAGAATGCATTCAGGTTGCTGCCATACGCATTCCTAGTTCAGTGGAACAATCTATAGAACCAGTTATTCTTCATATTTCTTTAAGAGAATACTACCTTGATGTCATTGCAAATGAACTTGGTTTTGAAGATGCTGCCAATGTTATGATTTCAAG GAATTTAGGTAAAGCTTCTTCTGAGACAAGACTATTCTTTACTGCTCCGAAACCGTATCTACAAGATCTATGTTCTAAATTTGCAAACGAAAAAGAAACCCTTTATTTAATGGGATCTCTGAATGTAAGGGCAAGTTACTTTTCTGGGCAAGATATAACTGGTGATGCAATATTAGCATCGATTGGATATACACGAAAATCTAGAGACATTTTCTATGAGGATGTATCAGTTCGGTTATATTACAg AATGCTTCTAGGGAAGACACCAGGCGGCATTTATAAATTGTCCAGAGAGGCAATACTTGCAGCGGAGTTGCCATCAAGATTCACCACAAGAGCAAACTGGAGGGGTTCTCTTCCAAGGGATATACTTTGTATGTTTTGCCGCCAGCATCGTCTATCCGAACCTCTCTTTTCATTTCATCCTTTCAAAACATCGTCAGTATTATCAGGGTCATCTTTGAAGGTTGCAGAATCTGGTGACAATGTGATTGAGCATGGCAATGGGGTCTGTGTAACAAGTCCTATGCATTCAGATTCGGAGATGTTTAAATGTGAAATAAAATTGCTTTCTAGGTGTGGAGATTTAATACTTTTGTGTTCCCCAAAGGATGGTTATAAAAAGCAGAATGACGCTATTCAGAACGCTTCATTGAAAGTTCTATCATGGCTGGATATGTGGTTTAAGAGTGTGATTCTCCCTTTTGAGCGGCTTTGTGAAACTGCAGATGACTTTAATATCCAGATTTATTCCAACGACATTATCAGTGAGATTTTAGCCGGTCAATCAACACACAATGGTCAACTTAATGCAATTCAATGCAATAAATTAGTTGAACCAACCTTTATGAACTCATCATATGACATGCTGGGGAATATAGTGCAGTCGTTAAAGATTGAAGGTCCATATTCTGGTGTCTGTCCATGCAATGGATCTTTACCTTGTATAAGGTATTCAGTGTCTTTGGCTGTGGAGAGTCAGAATGTCAAAGAAGTTATTGAAGTCTGtgatgaatttgaatttgaagtgGGAGTCGGTGCTGCGGTTTCATGCATTGAGGAGGTTGTTATGCAGATGTCTGTTGGCCAGTACGCTTACTTCTCTACAAACTTTCTCACTTCTAATTTGATTTTTGCTTCAGCTGGTGAATCAACCAAAATGTTGTCCTTGTTATCTTCTA ACTGTTCTATAGAATACGAAATAAGTTTGATCAAGGTTGCTGAACCTCCCGAAGAAAGAATGGAGCAAGCTCTTTTCAGCCCTCCTCTTTCAAAGCAACGGGTTGAATTTGCAGTGCAACAAATTCAAGAATCCCATGCTACTACATTG ATTGATTTTGGATGTGGATCTGGAAGCTTGTTGGAAGCTTTGTTAAATTATCCGACGTCTTTGGAGAAAATGGCGGGTGTTGATATTTCGCAAAAGGGTCTTAGTCGTGCTGCAAAG GTACTTAATTCAAAATTAAGCGCAAATTCAGATGCCGGTGGGCAATGGACAAGCGTACAATCAGTTATTCTTTATGAAGGTTCAATTACAAATTTTGGCTCTCAGTTGCATGGATTTGACATTGGAACTTGTTTGGAg GTAATTGAACATATGGAAGAAGATCAAGCTTGTCTATTTGGGGATGTGGCATTAAGTTTTTTTCGGCCAAGGATTCTCATTGTTTCCACTCCAAATTTTGAATACAATGTAGTACTCCAGAAGTCGAGTCCTCCAACCCAAGAACAAGAGGAATCAGACGAGAAAACCCTCTTACAATCATGCAAGTTTCGTAATCACGACCACAAATTTGAGTGGACCAGAGCACAGTTCAGGCAATGGGCATCTGACTTAGCTGCTCGGCACAATTACAGTGTGGAGTTTAGCGGTGTTGGTGGTTCTGCTGATGTGGAGCCCGGCTATGCTTCACAGATTGCCTTGTTTAAAAGGGATTGGAAACTTGAAGATGATGTACTGAAGCATGCTGATGAACACCATTATAATGTAATATGGGAATGGAATAGTAGAAAGGAATAG
- the LOC137811753 gene encoding small RNA 2'-O-methyltransferase-like isoform X1 translates to METREHLVVSHKKPTLTPKAIIHQNFGDKACYVVEEVKEVHQIECPGLSIPQMRPCLYRCTLQLPELSVISGTFKKKKDAEQSAAEIAIKKLGICTETIDPTPQEAQESLVARIANIFSDKFLLCDHPLGGHIRATLWRKGDLCGSIPISVLAVYDAKLLSLCKCINPDVESNPFLVISFIKRATTNLCQYLATSERHLYIRRLSPYPQDIVESLMKKHDSLECIQVAAIRIPSSVEQSIEPVILHISLREYYLDVIANELGFEDAANVMISRNLGKASSETRLFFTAPKPYLQDLCSKFANEKETLYLMGSLNVRASYFSGQDITGDAILASIGYTRKSRDIFYEDVSVRLYYRMLLGKTPGGIYKLSREAILAAELPSRFTTRANWRGSLPRDILCMFCRQHRLSEPLFSFHPFKTSSVLSGSSLKVAESGDNVIEHGNGVCVTSPMHSDSEMFKCEIKLLSRCGDLILLCSPKDGYKKQNDAIQNASLKVLSWLDMWFKSVILPFERLCETADDFNIQIYSNDIISEILAGQSTHNGQLNAIQCNKLVEPTFMNSSYDMLGNIVQSLKIEGPYSGVCPCNGSLPCIRYSVSLAVESQNVKEVIEVCDEFEFEVGVGAAVSCIEEVVMQMSVGQYAYFSTNFLTSNLIFASAGESTKMLSLLSSKDCSIEYEISLIKVAEPPEERMEQALFSPPLSKQRVEFAVQQIQESHATTLIDFGCGSGSLLEALLNYPTSLEKMAGVDISQKGLSRAAKVLNSKLSANSDAGGQWTSVQSVILYEGSITNFGSQLHGFDIGTCLEVIEHMEEDQACLFGDVALSFFRPRILIVSTPNFEYNVVLQKSSPPTQEQEESDEKTLLQSCKFRNHDHKFEWTRAQFRQWASDLAARHNYSVEFSGVGGSADVEPGYASQIALFKRDWKLEDDVLKHADEHHYNVIWEWNSRKE, encoded by the exons ATGGAAACTAGAGAACATCTTGTTGTTTCACACAAGAAACCAACCCTTACACCTAAGGCCATAATACACCAAAATTTTGGCGATAAGGCTTGCTATGTGGTAGAGGAAGTGAAGGAGGTTCATCAAATTGAATGTCCTGGATTGAGTATTCCACAAATGCGTCCCTGCCTTTATCGTTGCACATTACAGCTTCCAGAACTTTCTGTCATTTCAGGGacctttaaaaaaaagaagGATGCGGAGCAATCTGCAGCAGAGATTGCTATCAAGAAG CTTGGCATTTGTACAGAGACCATTGATCCCACTCCACAAGAAGCACAAGAAAGTTTAGTAGCTCGAATCGCCAACATATTTTCCGATAAG TTTCTTTTATGTGATCATCCTCTTGGTGGTCACATTCGAGCAACTTTGTGGAGGAAAGGTGACCTTTGTGGTTCAATTCCTATTTCTGTCCTTGCTGTGTATGATGCAAAGCTTCTCAGCTTGTGTAAATGTATTAATCCTGATGTGGAGTCAAACCCATTTTTGGTTATTTCATTCATAAAGAGGGCCACTACAAACTTATGCCAGTATCTTGCTACTTCTGAACGACATCTCTATATTAGAAGGCTGTCTCCGTATCCACAGGATATTGTAGAGTCATTGATGAAAAAACATGATTCACTAGAATGCATTCAGGTTGCTGCCATACGCATTCCTAGTTCAGTGGAACAATCTATAGAACCAGTTATTCTTCATATTTCTTTAAGAGAATACTACCTTGATGTCATTGCAAATGAACTTGGTTTTGAAGATGCTGCCAATGTTATGATTTCAAG GAATTTAGGTAAAGCTTCTTCTGAGACAAGACTATTCTTTACTGCTCCGAAACCGTATCTACAAGATCTATGTTCTAAATTTGCAAACGAAAAAGAAACCCTTTATTTAATGGGATCTCTGAATGTAAGGGCAAGTTACTTTTCTGGGCAAGATATAACTGGTGATGCAATATTAGCATCGATTGGATATACACGAAAATCTAGAGACATTTTCTATGAGGATGTATCAGTTCGGTTATATTACAg AATGCTTCTAGGGAAGACACCAGGCGGCATTTATAAATTGTCCAGAGAGGCAATACTTGCAGCGGAGTTGCCATCAAGATTCACCACAAGAGCAAACTGGAGGGGTTCTCTTCCAAGGGATATACTTTGTATGTTTTGCCGCCAGCATCGTCTATCCGAACCTCTCTTTTCATTTCATCCTTTCAAAACATCGTCAGTATTATCAGGGTCATCTTTGAAGGTTGCAGAATCTGGTGACAATGTGATTGAGCATGGCAATGGGGTCTGTGTAACAAGTCCTATGCATTCAGATTCGGAGATGTTTAAATGTGAAATAAAATTGCTTTCTAGGTGTGGAGATTTAATACTTTTGTGTTCCCCAAAGGATGGTTATAAAAAGCAGAATGACGCTATTCAGAACGCTTCATTGAAAGTTCTATCATGGCTGGATATGTGGTTTAAGAGTGTGATTCTCCCTTTTGAGCGGCTTTGTGAAACTGCAGATGACTTTAATATCCAGATTTATTCCAACGACATTATCAGTGAGATTTTAGCCGGTCAATCAACACACAATGGTCAACTTAATGCAATTCAATGCAATAAATTAGTTGAACCAACCTTTATGAACTCATCATATGACATGCTGGGGAATATAGTGCAGTCGTTAAAGATTGAAGGTCCATATTCTGGTGTCTGTCCATGCAATGGATCTTTACCTTGTATAAGGTATTCAGTGTCTTTGGCTGTGGAGAGTCAGAATGTCAAAGAAGTTATTGAAGTCTGtgatgaatttgaatttgaagtgGGAGTCGGTGCTGCGGTTTCATGCATTGAGGAGGTTGTTATGCAGATGTCTGTTGGCCAGTACGCTTACTTCTCTACAAACTTTCTCACTTCTAATTTGATTTTTGCTTCAGCTGGTGAATCAACCAAAATGTTGTCCTTGTTATCTTCTA aagACTGTTCTATAGAATACGAAATAAGTTTGATCAAGGTTGCTGAACCTCCCGAAGAAAGAATGGAGCAAGCTCTTTTCAGCCCTCCTCTTTCAAAGCAACGGGTTGAATTTGCAGTGCAACAAATTCAAGAATCCCATGCTACTACATTG ATTGATTTTGGATGTGGATCTGGAAGCTTGTTGGAAGCTTTGTTAAATTATCCGACGTCTTTGGAGAAAATGGCGGGTGTTGATATTTCGCAAAAGGGTCTTAGTCGTGCTGCAAAG GTACTTAATTCAAAATTAAGCGCAAATTCAGATGCCGGTGGGCAATGGACAAGCGTACAATCAGTTATTCTTTATGAAGGTTCAATTACAAATTTTGGCTCTCAGTTGCATGGATTTGACATTGGAACTTGTTTGGAg GTAATTGAACATATGGAAGAAGATCAAGCTTGTCTATTTGGGGATGTGGCATTAAGTTTTTTTCGGCCAAGGATTCTCATTGTTTCCACTCCAAATTTTGAATACAATGTAGTACTCCAGAAGTCGAGTCCTCCAACCCAAGAACAAGAGGAATCAGACGAGAAAACCCTCTTACAATCATGCAAGTTTCGTAATCACGACCACAAATTTGAGTGGACCAGAGCACAGTTCAGGCAATGGGCATCTGACTTAGCTGCTCGGCACAATTACAGTGTGGAGTTTAGCGGTGTTGGTGGTTCTGCTGATGTGGAGCCCGGCTATGCTTCACAGATTGCCTTGTTTAAAAGGGATTGGAAACTTGAAGATGATGTACTGAAGCATGCTGATGAACACCATTATAATGTAATATGGGAATGGAATAGTAGAAAGGAATAG